From the genome of Phytohabitans rumicis, one region includes:
- a CDS encoding CapA family protein, with protein sequence MFLIRTAGVVLCAALAACTPSARPGAWVAPAPSSPPADVTLAFAGDVHFAGRTAALLDRPETAFGPIAATLAAADVAMVNLETAVTTRGTPEPKEFLFRAPASAYAAVKAAGVDVVSLANNHALDYGRTGLADTVAAARSAGVPAVGAGADAAAAYAAWTTTVRGTTIAFLGFSQVGELWERWRATEARAGIAMAHERARAVAAVRTASAGADVVVVYVHWGQEGNDCPTAQMRGFATAMARAGADVVIGTHAHLLLGDGWLDRTYVQYGLGNFLWWRDDAYSNDTGVLRVTLRGGTVAATELVPAVISRRTGQPALPAARESARIQSKYVDLRGCTGL encoded by the coding sequence GTGTTTTTGATCCGTACTGCCGGTGTTGTCCTGTGTGCGGCGCTGGCGGCCTGTACGCCTTCCGCCCGGCCCGGCGCGTGGGTGGCTCCGGCGCCCTCGTCGCCGCCCGCGGACGTCACCCTTGCCTTCGCGGGCGACGTGCACTTCGCCGGCCGCACGGCGGCCCTACTGGACCGCCCGGAGACGGCCTTCGGGCCCATCGCCGCCACGCTCGCCGCCGCCGACGTCGCGATGGTCAACCTGGAGACCGCCGTCACGACCCGCGGCACCCCTGAGCCGAAGGAGTTCCTCTTCCGGGCGCCGGCCAGCGCGTACGCCGCCGTGAAAGCCGCCGGCGTCGACGTCGTCTCGCTGGCCAACAACCACGCGCTCGACTACGGCCGCACCGGCCTCGCCGACACCGTGGCCGCGGCGCGGTCGGCCGGCGTACCCGCGGTAGGAGCAGGCGCGGACGCCGCGGCCGCCTACGCCGCCTGGACCACGACGGTACGCGGGACGACAATCGCGTTCCTGGGCTTCAGCCAGGTGGGTGAGCTGTGGGAGCGGTGGCGGGCGACCGAGGCGCGAGCCGGCATCGCGATGGCCCACGAGCGGGCGCGCGCGGTCGCCGCCGTCCGCACGGCGAGCGCCGGCGCCGACGTGGTCGTCGTGTACGTGCACTGGGGCCAGGAAGGCAACGACTGCCCGACGGCGCAGATGCGCGGCTTCGCCACCGCCATGGCCCGCGCCGGCGCCGACGTGGTGATCGGCACCCACGCCCACCTCCTGCTCGGCGACGGCTGGCTGGACCGGACCTACGTGCAGTACGGCCTGGGAAACTTCCTGTGGTGGCGGGACGACGCGTACAGCAACGACACGGGCGTGCTGCGCGTGACCCTGCGCGGCGGCACAGTGGCCGCCACCGAGCTCGTGCCGGCGGTCATCTCCCGCCGCACCGGCCAGCCGGCACTGCCCGCCGCGCGGGAGAGTGCCCGGATACAGAGTAAATACGTGGATCTACGGGGGTGTACGGGTCTATGA
- a CDS encoding prenyltransferase/squalene oxidase repeat-containing protein, translating into MTSPVPGLWRRLSLISSDGSITGLSDAQLVGQLEELGIPRHQLGIAHLLQSWQRVRVPPVVAFALWQLRDRVDERGCIYRRPSIPVEESSPAIRYIQLAAELGETRRSDPTLRRVVDWLLDRQLPDGSIPLIVSAGYGETGQTSRTLRALGLLGDPALSARLDAMREYLVDTAISQPVGAAWAYSTIERTVVTGSTSHVVTCLIGAGGPAEVIAQGVRFLLAVQEPNGGWAEVPGHQPAVHNCFNAVRALRTAQGAGIAGADEVTAALDRARHWFRNALQGVAPRTVIDHAFAVRTAMQLDLLHLPRYERLTHRLSRRQRQFLAPTADAYAETEIAAIALAETSRHVDAAPEDHPGWQWRWRLPAVSPPFLARGTYFYDLLYSAVNARWWVRVVDALMDRDVVDRTAGLVLGTITALAVINPDVANILAQVDGARLTVTLAGIAALLLLWFGVKTAAQTSLLKALTSSVSALVPAAVLTWVLDSPTPDAPALISLLGLRLLVIDVVAFTADSTGLLDRLLPKQ; encoded by the coding sequence TTGACCTCACCGGTTCCCGGGCTGTGGCGGCGGTTGAGCCTGATCAGCTCGGACGGCTCCATCACTGGCCTTAGCGACGCCCAGCTTGTTGGCCAGCTTGAGGAGCTGGGCATCCCCCGCCACCAGCTCGGCATCGCTCACCTGCTGCAGAGCTGGCAACGGGTCCGCGTCCCGCCGGTGGTGGCGTTCGCGCTGTGGCAGCTACGCGACCGGGTGGACGAGCGTGGCTGCATCTACCGCCGGCCCAGCATCCCGGTGGAGGAGAGCAGCCCGGCGATCCGGTACATCCAGCTTGCCGCCGAGCTCGGCGAGACTCGGCGGTCGGATCCGACGCTGCGTCGGGTGGTGGACTGGCTGTTGGACCGGCAGTTGCCCGATGGCAGCATCCCGCTGATCGTGTCAGCCGGGTACGGCGAGACCGGCCAGACCTCGCGCACGCTGCGCGCCTTGGGCCTGCTGGGGGATCCGGCGCTGTCCGCTCGCCTCGACGCGATGCGGGAGTACCTGGTCGATACCGCGATCTCGCAGCCGGTAGGCGCCGCCTGGGCGTACTCCACGATCGAACGGACGGTGGTCACCGGCTCGACCAGCCACGTCGTCACCTGCTTGATCGGTGCCGGCGGGCCCGCCGAGGTCATCGCGCAGGGTGTGCGGTTCCTGCTAGCCGTGCAGGAACCCAACGGCGGCTGGGCCGAGGTGCCGGGCCACCAGCCGGCCGTACACAACTGCTTCAACGCGGTACGCGCCCTGCGTACCGCGCAGGGCGCGGGGATCGCCGGCGCGGACGAGGTCACGGCCGCGCTCGACCGGGCCCGACACTGGTTCCGCAACGCCCTCCAGGGCGTCGCGCCGCGTACGGTGATCGACCACGCCTTCGCGGTACGTACCGCGATGCAGCTCGACCTGCTCCACCTGCCGCGGTACGAGCGGCTGACCCACCGGCTCTCCCGCCGGCAACGGCAGTTCCTCGCCCCGACGGCCGATGCGTACGCCGAGACCGAGATCGCCGCCATCGCACTGGCGGAGACCTCCCGGCACGTCGACGCCGCTCCCGAGGACCATCCGGGCTGGCAGTGGCGCTGGCGGCTGCCGGCCGTGTCACCGCCGTTCCTCGCCCGCGGCACCTACTTCTACGACCTGCTGTACAGCGCGGTGAACGCGCGCTGGTGGGTGCGCGTGGTCGACGCGCTCATGGATCGAGACGTGGTCGACCGCACCGCCGGGCTGGTTCTCGGCACCATCACCGCCCTGGCCGTGATCAACCCGGACGTCGCCAACATACTCGCGCAGGTCGATGGCGCCCGGCTGACCGTGACGCTGGCCGGCATCGCGGCTCTGCTCCTGCTCTGGTTCGGCGTCAAGACCGCTGCCCAGACGTCCCTGCTCAAGGCGCTGACCTCCAGCGTCAGCGCGCTGGTCCCGGCGGCCGTGCTCACCTGGGTGCTGGACTCACCCACGCCCGACGCGCCGGCCCTGATTTCGCTGCTCGGCCTGCGGCTCCTGGTGATCGACGTGGTGGCCTTCACCGCCGACTCCACCGGCCTGCTGGATCGGCTCCTGCCCAAGCAGTGA
- a CDS encoding AAA family ATPase, which yields MPRLYGPGHFTEDPYSQIVSPHGIPVDDLVSVLQKEIRRGHIDNAVLAAYEMFITSPDVAQHLWMRLRLIAVEDVGMGLPMGPVLIDVLHRNFNASPDGAWMMACHAVRLLASAPKDRTSSEHAGWVATKAALGEALVEVPDYAHCVHTRAGQQLGRGLTQWWENGAQVRDEIPSADHRYREELIEIHRRDEADNGTAPRSSRWATATPDSD from the coding sequence ATGCCACGTCTCTATGGTCCCGGCCACTTCACCGAAGACCCCTATTCACAAATCGTTTCGCCACATGGCATTCCTGTGGACGACCTCGTCTCTGTCCTCCAGAAGGAGATCAGGCGCGGTCACATCGACAACGCCGTTCTCGCCGCCTACGAGATGTTCATAACCTCGCCGGATGTCGCCCAGCACCTGTGGATGCGTCTACGGCTCATCGCGGTCGAAGACGTGGGCATGGGTCTGCCCATGGGACCTGTTCTGATCGACGTACTCCATCGCAACTTCAACGCCAGCCCGGATGGAGCCTGGATGATGGCGTGCCACGCCGTTCGTTTGCTCGCTTCCGCACCCAAGGACCGGACCAGTTCCGAGCACGCCGGTTGGGTCGCTACGAAGGCCGCTCTCGGAGAGGCGCTGGTCGAGGTCCCGGACTACGCCCATTGCGTGCACACACGTGCCGGCCAACAGCTGGGACGCGGTCTGACGCAGTGGTGGGAGAACGGCGCTCAAGTGCGCGATGAAATACCTTCGGCGGATCATCGGTACCGCGAGGAACTGATCGAGATTCATCGCCGCGATGAGGCGGACAACGGAACCGCGCCCCGTTCGTCGCGTTGGGCAACCGCGACTCCCGACAGCGACTGA
- a CDS encoding roadblock/LC7 domain-containing protein has protein sequence MKNATDSPPGLVDYGDLGWLLTSFARKVPAIVYAVAVSVDGLALASSDQIEPDQADQLAAITSGLASLATGAAKCMQTGQIRQSVLDMDGGVLLIMSVADRAYLAVFAEPGADLGQVGYETAVLARRVAAALEPATRPS, from the coding sequence ATGAAAAACGCTACGGACTCCCCTCCGGGCCTCGTCGACTACGGTGACCTGGGCTGGTTGCTGACCTCGTTCGCCCGCAAGGTGCCGGCGATCGTCTACGCGGTCGCGGTGTCGGTGGACGGGCTCGCGCTGGCTTCCTCCGATCAGATCGAGCCGGACCAGGCCGACCAACTCGCCGCGATCACGAGCGGGCTGGCCAGCCTCGCGACCGGCGCGGCGAAGTGCATGCAGACCGGGCAGATCCGCCAGTCCGTGCTGGACATGGACGGCGGCGTACTCCTGATCATGTCGGTCGCCGACCGGGCGTACCTGGCCGTGTTCGCCGAGCCGGGCGCGGACCTCGGCCAGGTCGGCTACGAGACCGCGGTGCTGGCCCGGCGCGTCGCGGCGGCGCTGGAGCCCGCAACCCGGCCATCGTGA
- a CDS encoding helix-turn-helix domain-containing protein, with translation MTAHAAPAVSVIGRGPSPDADLVNRRLATLSRATAGELSRELGMPRRRVDQAVDRLAALGLATPRRFAGERGVFWVSRSPKEAAQATGEARRETPAAAGEPVPEVVAHATDLGEGLRHLRTRAASRARLVELVALARHEHLAMNPEPRFDAEAARPAVAMDRALLDRGVSMRVLGVQPTTPDPMSPFGRPSTDPRPAYREMAAVPMKLFVVDRKVALFPVAPTDVSRGYLEVTQPSVVAALVEHFERHWAAGHTAPVHPRIELTPREHALTALLARGHTDASAARELRISMRTVTTVIRSLMDRLGVENRFQLGLALGVRRLVAPPHTQ, from the coding sequence GTGACAGCGCACGCTGCACCGGCGGTCTCGGTGATCGGGCGCGGCCCCTCGCCGGATGCCGACCTGGTCAACCGCCGGCTCGCCACGCTCAGCCGGGCCACCGCCGGTGAGCTCTCCCGCGAGTTGGGCATGCCGCGCCGCCGGGTCGACCAGGCCGTCGACCGGCTGGCCGCCCTCGGGTTGGCCACGCCCCGCCGGTTCGCCGGCGAGCGGGGCGTCTTCTGGGTGTCCCGCTCGCCCAAGGAGGCGGCTCAGGCCACGGGTGAGGCGCGCCGGGAGACCCCGGCGGCGGCCGGCGAGCCCGTACCGGAGGTGGTCGCGCACGCGACCGACCTCGGCGAGGGGCTGCGGCACCTACGGACGCGGGCGGCGAGCCGCGCCCGGTTGGTCGAGCTCGTCGCGCTCGCCCGCCACGAGCATCTGGCCATGAATCCGGAGCCACGGTTCGACGCCGAGGCGGCGCGGCCGGCCGTCGCCATGGACCGCGCGCTCCTCGACCGCGGGGTCTCGATGCGGGTGCTCGGCGTCCAGCCGACCACACCGGATCCGATGTCGCCGTTCGGGCGCCCCTCAACCGACCCTCGACCGGCGTACCGGGAGATGGCGGCCGTGCCGATGAAGCTCTTCGTGGTGGACCGCAAGGTCGCGCTCTTCCCGGTGGCGCCGACCGACGTCAGCCGCGGTTACCTGGAGGTCACGCAGCCGTCGGTGGTGGCCGCGCTCGTGGAGCACTTCGAGCGGCACTGGGCGGCCGGCCACACCGCGCCGGTGCATCCCCGCATCGAGCTCACCCCACGCGAGCACGCCCTCACCGCGCTGCTGGCCCGCGGGCACACCGATGCCTCGGCGGCCCGTGAGCTGCGGATCAGCATGCGCACCGTGACCACGGTCATCCGTTCCCTGATGGACCGGCTCGGCGTGGAAAACCGGTTTCAGCTCGGCCTGGCCCTTGGCGTACGGCGCCTGGTCGCCCCTCCCCACACCCAATGA
- a CDS encoding sensor histidine kinase: MVSSGEVAPHQHRLRPLRSIGVRILLPVLVATVGLVTLGVIQTRAALTESTRAGDARVLARTANAGVALAHQAELEYAETNALRLRGGQAGSQLLTAQRVRTDAARVRFADAADQAREAAPSLAPMLDAADAVLEILPRVRAIAVSSPDGSPEVFDAYNAVTHAMIGIADAVPSQLTEPALVERARAVVLVTELEHLASEQLDLLRRVFTRQALQPGELVQLAGWAGAEEQQLEVIERLPGPAARRFEELVSGTDVARAHQLRDAVLTSGGAPASLRVDPDVWYVAQSGLLRRLRLMQSELSVGMEREAYDIQVAAHTRTLVVGVLTGLLVGLALAGAIIQAVRTSRRLRRMRAAALTVAHRELPEAVAQVSGARDESAVRGMLSESGSRVDGMLPASTDEIGELATAFSTVHRQALRLAADQALLRMEMAATFTALSRRGQTLVQRQLHMLEEFARAEADLGAQARLLALDHLAARMRRNEENLLVLAGGDPGRRFVEAVSVRDVIRLAAAEIEEPARIEAVATPLVAVAAHVVGDVVHLLAELLENATSFSPPTTLVRVAARQAVDHVTLTIFDEGIGLTADNLAEANDRIAHPSALTSALVGTMGLLVVGRLAERHGVQVRLTSVAGGGTAATVTLPERMLAPLPPPPRTARSISRSWSAALPRRTPTPALPSGPVAGRPIHGTPDPDEVRARLSSLASGIAAGRRSGPPTTPTPEAHNPEDLHEKRYGLPSGPRRLR; the protein is encoded by the coding sequence GTGGTGTCTTCCGGCGAGGTCGCCCCGCACCAGCATCGCCTCCGTCCACTGCGCTCGATCGGCGTACGCATCCTGCTGCCGGTGCTCGTGGCGACAGTCGGCCTGGTCACGCTGGGCGTGATCCAGACGCGTGCCGCGCTCACCGAGTCGACGCGGGCCGGTGACGCGCGCGTCCTCGCCCGTACGGCCAACGCCGGCGTGGCCCTCGCGCACCAGGCCGAGCTGGAGTACGCCGAGACCAACGCGCTCCGGCTGCGCGGCGGTCAGGCCGGCAGCCAGCTCCTGACCGCCCAGCGGGTACGCACGGACGCCGCCCGGGTCCGGTTCGCCGACGCCGCCGACCAGGCCCGCGAGGCCGCGCCCAGCTTGGCGCCGATGCTCGACGCGGCCGACGCCGTGCTGGAGATCCTGCCCCGGGTACGCGCCATCGCGGTCAGCTCGCCGGACGGCTCGCCCGAGGTGTTCGACGCGTACAACGCGGTGACCCACGCCATGATCGGTATCGCCGACGCGGTGCCCAGCCAGCTCACCGAGCCGGCGCTGGTGGAGCGGGCCCGCGCGGTCGTCCTGGTCACCGAGCTGGAGCACCTGGCGTCCGAGCAGCTCGACCTGCTGCGGCGGGTGTTCACCCGGCAGGCGCTGCAGCCCGGCGAGCTGGTCCAGTTGGCCGGCTGGGCCGGCGCCGAAGAGCAGCAACTGGAGGTGATCGAGCGGCTGCCCGGCCCGGCCGCCCGGCGCTTCGAGGAGCTGGTGTCCGGCACCGACGTCGCCCGCGCTCACCAGCTGCGCGACGCGGTCCTCACGTCCGGCGGGGCGCCCGCGTCGCTGCGCGTCGACCCCGACGTCTGGTACGTCGCCCAGAGCGGGCTGCTGCGCCGGCTCCGCCTCATGCAGTCCGAGCTGTCGGTCGGCATGGAGCGCGAGGCGTACGACATCCAGGTCGCCGCGCACACCCGCACCCTGGTCGTCGGCGTACTGACCGGGCTACTCGTCGGCCTGGCCCTGGCCGGGGCGATCATCCAGGCCGTACGCACCAGCCGCCGCCTGCGCCGGATGCGCGCCGCCGCCCTGACCGTCGCCCACCGGGAGTTGCCCGAGGCCGTCGCCCAGGTGTCCGGCGCCCGCGACGAGTCCGCCGTACGCGGCATGCTGTCCGAGTCCGGGTCCAGAGTGGACGGGATGCTGCCGGCCAGTACCGACGAGATCGGCGAGCTGGCCACGGCGTTCTCCACCGTGCACCGGCAGGCGCTGCGGCTGGCGGCCGACCAGGCACTGCTGCGCATGGAGATGGCGGCCACGTTCACCGCGCTGTCCCGGCGCGGGCAGACGCTGGTGCAGCGGCAGCTCCACATGCTGGAGGAGTTCGCCCGCGCGGAGGCCGACCTAGGTGCCCAGGCGCGGCTGCTCGCCCTGGACCACCTGGCCGCCCGGATGCGCCGCAACGAGGAGAACCTGCTGGTCCTGGCCGGCGGCGACCCGGGGCGCCGGTTCGTCGAGGCGGTCTCCGTACGCGACGTGATCCGCCTCGCGGCCGCCGAGATCGAGGAGCCGGCGCGCATCGAGGCCGTGGCCACGCCCCTGGTGGCGGTCGCCGCGCACGTAGTCGGCGACGTGGTGCACCTGCTCGCCGAGCTGCTGGAGAACGCGACCAGCTTCTCGCCGCCCACCACCCTGGTCCGGGTCGCCGCCCGGCAGGCCGTCGACCACGTGACGCTCACCATCTTCGACGAGGGCATCGGCCTGACCGCCGACAACCTCGCCGAGGCCAACGACCGGATCGCCCACCCGTCCGCGCTGACGAGCGCGCTGGTCGGCACGATGGGCCTGCTGGTCGTGGGCCGGCTGGCCGAGCGCCACGGCGTACAGGTCCGCCTCACCAGCGTCGCCGGCGGCGGCACCGCCGCCACCGTGACCCTCCCCGAACGCATGCTCGCCCCCTTGCCCCCACCGCCACGTACGGCACGGTCGATCAGTCGATCCTGGAGTGCGGCGTTGCCACGGCGGACGCCTACCCCGGCGTTGCCCAGCGGGCCTGTCGCGGGGCGTCCCATCCACGGGACGCCCGATCCCGATGAAGTTCGGGCGCGGTTGTCGAGTCTGGCCAGTGGCATTGCGGCCGGGCGCCGTTCGGGACCACCAACCACACCCACACCTGAGGCACACAACCCGGAGGACCTTCATGAAAAACGCTACGGACTCCCCTCCGGGCCTCGTCGACTACGGTGA
- a CDS encoding glycerophosphodiester phosphodiesterase, producing MTSGRWSDRRLPPLGPTAVRGADEVLQIAHRGGNGGADDYRPEHLARIAAWGCHLVEVDVRVGAEGALVVHHDPQPPPAAPPAALVIRAARHAGLGVYLDIKDLTPATADDLAALLAAEDMSTRAILASADPTLLRLCATSAPRVPRSVLFRSVSQDPVALAREADAAFVHPCWEDQPRPDKLIDDPWLAAVRTHSLGVITWHEERPQVLAHLLRLRVDGICTDDPALLARLARTP from the coding sequence ATGACCTCCGGACGATGGTCCGACCGGCGGTTGCCACCACTGGGGCCGACCGCCGTGCGCGGCGCCGATGAGGTACTGCAGATCGCCCACCGTGGCGGCAACGGCGGAGCCGACGACTACCGGCCCGAGCACCTCGCCCGCATCGCCGCCTGGGGATGCCATCTGGTCGAGGTCGACGTGCGGGTCGGCGCCGAGGGGGCTCTGGTGGTGCATCACGATCCCCAACCCCCGCCCGCCGCCCCGCCCGCGGCGCTGGTCATCCGCGCCGCCCGACACGCCGGACTCGGGGTTTATCTCGACATCAAGGACCTCACCCCGGCCACGGCGGACGACCTCGCGGCGCTGCTGGCCGCCGAGGACATGTCCACGCGCGCCATCCTCGCCTCGGCCGACCCGACACTGCTGCGCCTGTGCGCCACGAGCGCGCCACGGGTACCCCGGTCGGTACTGTTCCGTTCGGTATCGCAGGACCCGGTCGCGCTGGCGCGCGAGGCCGATGCGGCGTTCGTCCACCCGTGCTGGGAGGACCAGCCGCGGCCAGACAAGCTGATCGACGACCCCTGGCTCGCCGCCGTACGCACGCACAGCCTCGGTGTGATCACCTGGCACGAGGAACGGCCGCAGGTACTCGCCCACCTGCTGCGGCTGCGCGTGGACGGGATCTGCACCGACGACCCCGCGCTGCTCGCCCGCCTCGCCCGAACTCCGTGA
- a CDS encoding dihydrofolate reductase family protein, whose product MTATYTFDVFSTLDGFGSYNSSGDWGGYWGKQGPEFLDRRLAQYSQEQRLVLGATTFREFVHFLGPGTQDSTMDDPINTRMKNMPTTVVSATLHGPLDWPDATVLSGDAVDIVARLKAESTVPLRSHGSLSLNRALMAAGLVDRVQLTIFPVISGQTGTDPVFQGAADFDLELLESHTLDGRIQELIYRPTLHA is encoded by the coding sequence ATGACCGCCACCTACACCTTCGACGTCTTTTCCACCCTCGACGGCTTCGGCTCCTACAACAGCAGCGGCGACTGGGGCGGCTACTGGGGCAAGCAAGGCCCCGAGTTCCTCGACCGCCGCCTGGCCCAGTACAGCCAGGAGCAACGGCTGGTCCTCGGTGCCACCACCTTCCGGGAGTTCGTGCACTTCCTCGGCCCGGGCACCCAGGATTCCACGATGGACGACCCGATCAACACCCGGATGAAGAACATGCCGACCACGGTCGTGTCGGCCACACTGCACGGACCCCTGGACTGGCCCGACGCGACCGTGCTCAGCGGCGACGCCGTCGACATCGTCGCCCGGCTCAAGGCAGAGTCCACCGTGCCATTGCGCTCGCACGGCAGCCTGTCGCTGAACCGGGCACTGATGGCCGCGGGCCTGGTCGACCGCGTCCAGCTGACAATCTTCCCGGTGATCTCCGGTCAGACCGGAACCGACCCGGTCTTCCAGGGCGCCGCCGACTTCGACCTCGAACTACTCGAGAGCCACACGCTCGACGGCCGCATCCAAGAACTCATCTACCGGCCCACCCTGCACGCGTAA
- a CDS encoding TAXI family TRAP transporter solute-binding subunit: MRRLLGALAVLALAGCAPEPPGDLRAGHLVVGTGNTTGVFYQVGGAYADVITAHLSGFEAIVAPTAGSADNLLRLGQGDVDIALTFADVAADAVRGRGTFAESPRQLRALAVVYQNYTHLVVRADARIKSPADLRGKRVSTGTVNSGTEFLALRLLRAAGLDPDRDIRRVSLSLSATTRGLEDGTIDATFWSGGLPTVGITELVGSGARVSFLPLDGLLPELDRLFPATYAAGSIPASAYGLPGDIPTVSVGNLVVVDAAMPESLAHDLTALIFEHREELVAGHPEWGSMLRDNAGRTGVVPLHPGAQRFYQGG; this comes from the coding sequence GTGAGGCGGCTCCTCGGGGCGCTGGCGGTGCTGGCGCTGGCCGGCTGCGCCCCCGAGCCCCCGGGCGACCTGCGCGCGGGGCACCTGGTCGTGGGCACCGGCAACACGACCGGCGTCTTCTACCAGGTCGGCGGCGCGTACGCCGACGTGATCACCGCGCACCTGTCCGGCTTCGAGGCGATCGTCGCGCCCACCGCCGGCTCCGCGGACAACCTGCTGCGCCTCGGCCAGGGCGACGTGGACATCGCGCTGACGTTCGCCGACGTGGCGGCGGACGCCGTACGCGGGCGCGGCACCTTCGCGGAGAGCCCGCGCCAGCTGCGCGCCCTCGCCGTGGTCTACCAGAACTACACCCACCTCGTGGTGCGCGCCGACGCCCGCATCAAGTCGCCGGCCGACCTGCGCGGCAAGCGGGTGTCCACGGGGACGGTCAACTCCGGCACCGAGTTCCTGGCGCTGCGCCTGCTGCGGGCCGCCGGCCTCGACCCGGACCGGGACATCAGGCGGGTCAGCCTGTCGCTGTCGGCCACCACCCGAGGGCTGGAGGACGGCACGATCGACGCGACCTTCTGGTCCGGCGGGCTGCCCACGGTGGGCATCACCGAGCTGGTCGGCTCGGGGGCCCGGGTCAGCTTCCTGCCGCTCGACGGGCTGCTCCCGGAGCTGGACCGGCTCTTCCCGGCCACGTACGCGGCGGGGTCCATCCCGGCCAGCGCGTACGGGCTGCCCGGTGACATACCTACCGTCTCCGTCGGCAACCTGGTCGTCGTCGACGCGGCGATGCCCGAGTCGCTGGCGCACGACCTCACCGCGCTGATCTTCGAGCACCGGGAGGAGTTGGTGGCGGGCCACCCGGAGTGGGGCTCGATGCTGCGGGACAACGCCGGGCGTACCGGGGTGGTGCCGCTGCATCCGGGCGCCCAACGGTTCTACCAGGGCGGATAA